The window GGGCAAGCTGGGCCTCGGCGAGCTGCCGCTGGTCGCCGGCGAGGACGAGGCGGACGTGCTGGACCTGCCCCCGGGGGCGGTCGGCGACCGGGCGCTGCCCGGGCTGCGTACCGTCCAGGTGGTCACCGTGATCGGCTCGCTGGACGAGCCGATCAAGGACGCCGCCGACGCGTACCTTCGGCTGCACCTGCTCTCCCACCGCCTGGTGCGACCCAACGAGCTCAACCTCGACGGCATCTTCGGCAAGCTGGCGAACGTGGCCTGGACCTCCGCCGGGCCCTGCCCCCCGGAGCGGGTCGACGAGCTGCGGGTCATCGAGCGGTCCGCCGGCCGCCACCTGGCCGTGTACGGGGTGGACAAGTTCCCCAGGATGACCGACTACGTGGTGCCGTCGGGCGTGCGGATCGCCGACGCCGACCGGGTGCGCCTCGGCGCGCACCTGGCGGCCGGCACCACCGTCATGCACGAGGGCTTCGTCAACTTCAACGCCGGCACCCTGGGCACCTCGATGGTCGAGGGCCGGATCGTGCAGGGCGTGGTGGTCGGCGACGGCTCCGACATCGGCGGCGGCGCCTCGATCATGGGCACCCTCTCCGGCGGCGGCACCGACCGGGTCCGCATCGGCGAGCGCAGCCTGGTCGGCGCGAACGCCGGCGTGGGCATCTCGCTCGGCGACGACTGCGTGGTGGAGGCCGGCTGCTACATCACCGCCGCCTCCAAGATCACCCTGCCGGACGGCCGGGTGGTCAAGGCCCGCGAGCTGTCCGGGGTGGACAACCTGCTGTTCTGGCGCAACTCGGTGACCGGTGCGCTGGAGGCGAAGCAGCGCAGCGGCAGGGGCATCGAGCTGAACGCCGCGCTGCACGCCAACGACTGACGGTCGCCCCGCCGGGCCCGCGGTCGGCCGCGGACCCGGCGGGGGTACGCCTCAGCGCAGGCGGTACGCCTGGATGACGCGCTGGGTGACCGTGTTGCCGGCGGTGTCCCGGGCGGTGGCCCGCAGCGAGACGTGTCCGGTGCCGGCCGGGTGCCGCACGGTGGCCGTCCAGCCGTCCCCGCCGCCACGGATCCGGGCCCGCTGCCAGGTCTTCCCGCCGTCGTAGGAGACGTCGACGGTCAGCGCGGCGACCCGGGCCGAGGGCGCGCCCGGCTGCCGCTGCACCGTCACCGGGATCACGAAGCTCCGGCCCGCCGGGGCGGCGTTGTCCCGGTCCAGTCGGGGCGTGAACCGGATCGCCGACGCCGGCAGCGCGGCCGGGTCGTCCCCGGCGACGTGCCGGGACCGGAACGTCCAGGTGGCCGACACCTCGGTCGAGAGGTCGGTGAAGCTCCGCTTCGACGACGTCTCCAGCCGGTAGTCGGCCGCGCCCGGCGGCACGTCGAACCCGCCGTACGCCGGCTCCTCGTTCTCCCCTACCAGCGTCCCGTTGCGGTAGAGGGCGGTGCGGGCGGTGTCGGCGACCGAGCCGCCGGCGTGCCCCTCGGCGTCACTGTGCAGCGGCAGGCCCACCTCGATGCGGTCGCCCCGGCGGACGATCCCCGCCTCCGGGAACGACGGCCCGTACGGCGCGCTGTTCCAGCTCTCCCGGTAGTGCCGCCCGGCGCGCAGGCTCCGCTCCTCGGAGAACAGGATCGCCTTGGTGTCGAGCCAGCCGTCGTCGGTCGGCACCCCGAAGTCCAGCTCGGAGGACCAGCGCACGCCCCGGGTGTTGTAGTGCTCGACCCGTTGCCCGGGAGTGGCGGTGGGCAGCCCGACCGCCCAGCCGCCGAGGTCGGGATCCCGGTGCGGGAAGACCAGGCGCATCGCGGCCAGCCCCGGGCTGCCGCCGTTGAACCGGTGGGTGACGGTGGCCAGGTCGCTCGCCCGGTAGTGCCGGACGAAGCCGGTCGGCATCCGGCCCGGCACGGCCTCGTTGAGGGCGTAGAGGTAGGGGCTGCTCGCTGCCTTCAGGTCGGCCCACTGGCCGCTGACCGTGGCGACGAACCGCTCTGCGGGCACCGGCTTCCCGAGCCCTGCGGTGAAGAGAC is drawn from Micromonospora sp. NBC_01740 and contains these coding sequences:
- the dapD gene encoding 2,3,4,5-tetrahydropyridine-2,6-dicarboxylate N-succinyltransferase produces the protein MTSESAWGIGLATVTADDQVLDTWYPTGKLGLGELPLVAGEDEADVLDLPPGAVGDRALPGLRTVQVVTVIGSLDEPIKDAADAYLRLHLLSHRLVRPNELNLDGIFGKLANVAWTSAGPCPPERVDELRVIERSAGRHLAVYGVDKFPRMTDYVVPSGVRIADADRVRLGAHLAAGTTVMHEGFVNFNAGTLGTSMVEGRIVQGVVVGDGSDIGGGASIMGTLSGGGTDRVRIGERSLVGANAGVGISLGDDCVVEAGCYITAASKITLPDGRVVKARELSGVDNLLFWRNSVTGALEAKQRSGRGIELNAALHAND